Within the Thalassotalea ponticola genome, the region ATTGAGCAGTTAAACAACAACGCAATTAATAGCGTGTTAATTTCCCTTGCGTATCGATTTCGTATCCATCATCAAGCTCATATTCTGCATATTGGCTGGTACGACAATCACTCCGCCTTCGTTATTAGCAAACATTTTCAGCGCTTCATTTAGCTCGTGTTGTAAGTACTCTGGCGTTAACGATGAATTTATAATGGCATTTGCCTCTGCAATACCGCGGGCTCTGGCTATTTCAATTTCCGCGTCTTTGCCAGCTATTTCCACTTCAACCTTTTTCGCCTCAAGTGTTTTTTGCGCCTGAACCGCTTTTTGAATCGCCGCTTCAATGGTAGGATCAGTATTAAGAGCGCGAATAGCTACGCGGGTAATAGTGAAGATGCCCGGATCTTTATCGTCAAGTTTCAACTGCAACTCCGTTGCTATACCCAAGCGCAATTGGTCGCGATTTCGGTGTAGCGCTAGCGAATCAATTTTGGTCACCTCTTCGTAGATGACGTCACGCCCCTCGCGGTAAACAACATTATAAGCCGGCAGCAACGCGTCTTTACCCTTGGTATACGACGCCGCATATTTAACCATCATTTCTGATATCTTACTCGGGTCAACCTTGTAATAAATACTGATATCAAGATCTTGTAAACGCAGGTTATCACGTGCTTTAGGACGCAGATCATTAAAGTCTATCGCTATTTCTTTTGCAGAGAATTCATAGGCTTGAGTCAGTAAGGGCAACTTCCAGTTTAACCCAGCTGGAACTTCTTCCATATCCACCGTACCTAAGGTTTTTTCGACGGCGATATGGCCGGTATCAACAACGTACCAAGACGTAAAGAGCATTAAAGCGATGATCAATACGGTAATCGAGCTAAACACTTTTGAAATCATTCAATTCACCTTTATTATTTTTTTCAATAGGTTAACAAAACACTATTGAAAAGAGTAGGTAAATGTTTAGTCGATAAATGAAAGGGTTAACACAGTAAAGCAAAGACTTCGCCTGTGACTAACAAAGACGTTTGATAATGCGTTCATGTTACCACATAAAAAAGGCGCCATCAGGCGCCTTGATATGCTTGTGAACACATCACTAACTTAAAATGAGTAGCTATAACCCAAGGTTAGGGTACGTGGCTTGCCAACCATCGTTGAACCATGGGTGCGACTGGTCACGTAAGTTTGATCAAACACGTTATCGACAGTTAACGATAGTTTTTGCGCTTTATCCAATGCGTAGTGTGCGCTTAAGTCCGTTATGGTACGGCTATCGATACGCTGGTCAGCAACCAAAGTGCCTTGGCCTGCTTGCGTGCGCATGTCACCCATGTAACGAACTAAGACATTCGCAGTGAACTGTTCAAACTCTACGCCTACGGTTAATTGCAGTTGTTGTTCCGGAACATACGGCAATTCATCACCAGAGCTTACATCACCCCAAGTATCTAGACCTGACGAAAATGAGTTTTGGAATTCCGTCTCGGTAAAGGTGTAAGCTAAATCAACTGGGATAACGAAACTACCAAATGCAAAACTGTCACCCAATTTAATTTCAACACCGCTAATTTCAACTTCACCAGCGTTGTACTGATTACCAATATTATCTTCATCACAACCTTGGCTAGCAGTACAGTTACCGTGCATGTTGTCGTAATCAGAATAGAAAGCGATTGCTTCAGCATGTAAGCTATCAACAATGTAACGCGCACCGAATTCGTAGTTTACACTTTCCTCGTTTTCTGCTTGCTCGTTGCCTGGTGCTGGAGGTGCAAAACCTTTTTGTACACCAGCTAACAAAATCAATTCGTCAGTCAGCTTGTAGGTTAATGCAAGTGACGGTAAAACTACGTCAACGTTATTTTTCTTGCGACTTGGGTCCAGGTCACGACCGCTGTCGTTTTTACCCCAATCTTTGCGCTTAATGATTATATCTTCGTAACGAAGACCGGCGTTAACCACAAAATTGCCAATAGTCCACTCATCGTGAACAAATAACGCCAGCGCCTCAGCACTGTCAATGCGGTTTGAGTCTGTACCTGGTACGCCAGCACTGCTCAACGTCATCGTATAGTCGGCGCCTAACTCGTACTTATCTACCCACTGGAAACGATCCATTTGATCTTCGTGATAGCGCACACCAAACTTCATTTGGTGATCATTAAGATCGGCGTTTAATACCGTTTGCACACCTTGCGATAAGTAGTCGCGATTGTTGGCTTTAATGTCAACGGCCAAGGTATCTGCGCCAGCGCCTTGATCAAATTCGGCTGCAGCTTCGACACCGCCTGAGCCCAAGCTCAAACCACCGATTTTGCTCGCTTTGTACCAATTGCGGTGAAAATCATTGTAATAAGCATTAGTGCTTAACGTTAACCGCTCTGATAGGTTGATAAAGTGGTTTACTTGCAATTGCTTGTGCTCGGTTGCCATGTTATCGAGCTGTGACGCTGAATAACGGCTATATGGATTACTAGCAAAATCAGCGTCAGTTAAACCGATATAGGTTTCATTTGAATCTTCGTCAGAGTATTTTAATTTGAACTCTAATTCCTGATAATACTTGGCGTTGTCGTCACTGTTAAAGCG harbors:
- a CDS encoding SPFH domain-containing protein, which produces MISKVFSSITVLIIALMLFTSWYVVDTGHIAVEKTLGTVDMEEVPAGLNWKLPLLTQAYEFSAKEIAIDFNDLRPKARDNLRLQDLDISIYYKVDPSKISEMMVKYAASYTKGKDALLPAYNVVYREGRDVIYEEVTKIDSLALHRNRDQLRLGIATELQLKLDDKDPGIFTITRVAIRALNTDPTIEAAIQKAVQAQKTLEAKKVEVEIAGKDAEIEIARARGIAEANAIINSSLTPEYLQHELNEALKMFANNEGGVIVVPANMQNMSLMMDTKSIRKGN
- a CDS encoding TonB-dependent receptor domain-containing protein, which gives rise to MKTATFIKPSLICLAVVAAMPAMAKEQVKDIELVTIFSKSNPVNDVPGSAHMLDAKTLEKFDYTDIMRTLTAVPGVYVLEEDGYGLRPNVGMRGTGQNRSEKVTIMEDNVLAAPAPYAAPSAYYFPTSGRMTQIEVLKGTSSAMYGPRTTGGVVNMLSRQIPEQDFAGQFKANLGEDGFAKLHAYAGGKGDNVSSVFEVFHYQADGFKNINHTDRDSGFEKNDVLTKVRFNSDDNAKYYQELEFKLKYSDEDSNETYIGLTDADFASNPYSRYSASQLDNMATEHKQLQVNHFINLSERLTLSTNAYYNDFHRNWYKASKIGGLSLGSGGVEAAAEFDQGAGADTLAVDIKANNRDYLSQGVQTVLNADLNDHQMKFGVRYHEDQMDRFQWVDKYELGADYTMTLSSAGVPGTDSNRIDSAEALALFVHDEWTIGNFVVNAGLRYEDIIIKRKDWGKNDSGRDLDPSRKKNNVDVVLPSLALTYKLTDELILLAGVQKGFAPPAPGNEQAENEESVNYEFGARYIVDSLHAEAIAFYSDYDNMHGNCTASQGCDEDNIGNQYNAGEVEISGVEIKLGDSFAFGSFVIPVDLAYTFTETEFQNSFSSGLDTWGDVSSGDELPYVPEQQLQLTVGVEFEQFTANVLVRYMGDMRTQAGQGTLVADQRIDSRTITDLSAHYALDKAQKLSLTVDNVFDQTYVTSRTHGSTMVGKPRTLTLGYSYSF